In the genome of Chiloscyllium plagiosum isolate BGI_BamShark_2017 unplaced genomic scaffold, ASM401019v2 scaf_80417, whole genome shotgun sequence, the window CCCCTCCCCCTCCCGCGGCCTGGCCCCGGTGAGCCCGGCGGTGCCGCGACAGGCTGGAGGAGTACTTGAAGTCCTTGCCGCAGAGCGGGCACCGGTACCCCCGCACGTCGGCGTGCCTGCGCCGGTGCGCCGCCAGGTTGCAGGACTTGCCGAAGCGGCGGCCGCACTCGGTGCAGGCGTAGGGCCGCTCgccggtgtggacccgccggtgcaCCGCCAGGTCCCGGGCCTTGACGTAGCCGCGCCCGCAGTCGGCGCAGCGCCACGGGCGTTCGGCCGTGTGCCCGCGCTGGTGCACCAGCAGGTCGCTGGAGCTGGCGTAGCCGCGCCCGCACTCCCCGCAGCGGTAGGGCCGCTCCCCGGTGTGGACGCGCCGGTGCGCCGCCAGCTTGGCGGCCGTGGCGAAGCCGCGGGGGCACGCCGGGCAGGGGAAGGGGCGCTCGCCGGTGTGCACCCGCCGGTGCTTGGCCAGGTGCGAGGGGTAGTGGAAGCCCTTGCCGCAGTCCGGGCACCGGTGGCGCGGGGCCGGCTCGTGCACCCGCCGGTGGTCGGTGAGCCGGCTGGCGTTGACGTAGCAGCGCCCGCACTCCGGGCACCGGTGCGGCCGCTCCCCGGTGTGCAGCCGGCGGTGGTCAGCCAGGCTGCTGGAGTAGCCGAAGGCCCGGCCGCACACCGGGCACAGGTAGGGCCGCTCGGTGGTGTGCACCCGCTGGTGCTTCACCAGGGCGTAGGACTGCTTGAACGCCCGGCCGCAGACCTGGCACGGGAAGGGCCTCTCGCCCGCCGGTCTGCACCGGTGCCGCGCCAGCCCCCCGGGGCTCCGGCAGTCCTTGCCGCAGCCCGGGCACGAGGTAGCCAGCCCCCCCGCGGCGTGCAGCAGCCGGTGGCGCCGAAGGTGGCACAGTTGGTTGAACCCTCGCCCGCACACCGGGCACTGGTAGGGACGCTCGCCTGTGTGCGTCCTGCGGTGCGTCTCCAGGAGCGACGGGGAGCCAAAGGACTTGGGGCACAGCGGG includes:
- the LOC122545055 gene encoding zinc finger protein 664-like; translation: MDEEEAEEDEDMKRDREEEEGTVESLAEEEEELEEMESNAKDGKVELEEERVKKEEGEGEEGTPGGKPHRCPLCPKSFGSPSLLETHRRTHTGERPYQCPVCGRGFNQLCHLRRHRLLHAAGGLATSCPGCGKDCRSPGGLARHRCRPAGERPFPCQVCGRAFKQSYALVKHQRVHTTERPYLCPVCGRAFGYSSSLADHRRLHTGERPHRCPECGRCYVNASRLTDHRRVHEPAPRHRCPDCGKGFHYPSHLAKHRRVHTGERPFPCPACPRGFATAAKLAAHRRVHTGERPYRCGECGRGYASSSDLLVHQRGHTAERPWRCADCGRGYVKARDLAVHRRVHTGERPYACTECGRRFGKSCNLAAHRRRHADVRGYRCPLCGKDFKYSSSLSRHRRAHRGQAAGGG